GTCCATAACATGAATACGGAAGAATAAATCTTGACGGAATTTGCCCTGTCGAACTAATAAATCTAAGTCTTGATGACTTGCACTAATCACACGGAAATCAACATCGATTTCCTGATCTGAACCGACAGGTCGGATCTTTTTTTCCTGTACTGCGCGGAGCAGTTTGACCTGCATACTTAAAGGTAATTCGGCAATTTCATCTAAAAATAGACTGCCACCGTGTGCCGATAAAATGAGGCCTTGTTTATCTTGAGTTGCTCCGGTAAAGCTCCCTTTTTTATGCCCAAAAAGCTCACTTTCCATGAGTTCGGTGGGAATGGCACCGCAGTTAATTGCAATAAAAGGGCCTTCACTACGGTTACTCAGCCGATGAACTAAGTTAGCAACTACTTCTTTACCTGTTCCAGACTCACCGGTAACAAATACCGGTGCTTGAGAGCGAGCAATTTTTTTAATTGCAATACGTAGCTGCTGGATGGGTAGAGAACGGCCGATTAATAATTTATTTTCTAACGCATTCTCGGTAGCATCATGCTCTACTTTTTGCCGATTCAAGGCTTTTTGTAATAATTGATCTAGATGTACTTGGTTGACCGGTTTGCTTACAAAATCAAAAGCGCCTGCTTTTAATGCTGCAATTGCAATATCCATATTGCCGTAAGCAGTTAAAACCGCAATCGGAGTGTTGGGATAATTTTGAGAGACATGTTTGACTAAGTCTAACCCACTCCCATCGGGTAAGTTTAGATCGGTTAAACATGCATCGTAATGAAACTGTGTGAAGAGTTGTTTGGCCTGTTCAACCCGATAAGCAAGATGTGTTTTAATCCCCATTCGTGCAAGTGTCATTTGCATTAAAAGGCACAAATCTTCTTCATCGTCTACAAGCAAAACCAGTGGTTGCTGTTCTGCCATTTCCCCAAAAACCTAATAAAAAATCAATATATTATTGGGCATTCTATTCTGAAGCATGCCCCTTGTTTTTGCTCTACATAGGTGAGCTTTGCATGGTTCGCCTCACAAAAACTATGAGACAAATATAATCCTAAACCAGTTCCATTAATTTCGGTACTAAAAAATGGTTTAAATAATTGAGATATATCACGTTTTGAAACACCTTCACCGTAATCGATCACATCAATATAAATTTTATTTGTCTGTGAATGGATGTTGACCGTAATGTACGGCGAGTCGGGGGCGTTATGCCGTAAAGCATTTCTCACCAGATTAATCATGACTTGTCTTAATTGTTTTTCATCAAATAAAAATTTTAGAGAACTATCCGAAATTTTAAGTTGAATTGAATGTTTAACGTCAAATAAATCTTCTTCGAGCAATGTATCTATGAAGTGTTTTACATCGATCTGGATAGGATGTGTTCTTTCGCTACGAGCAAGCCCTAAAGTATCTTGAACAATACTATCAATGCGTTTGGTTTGTTTGCCAATCATATGACGCAAAGTATTTTGTTGTTCTGGATCGCTATCTTTCAGTAACTCATTTGCTTGTACGATTGCAGCGAGAGGATTGCGGATCTCATGTGCAATACTTGCTGAGAGTTGCCCTAGCGCAGCAAGCTTAAGCTGCTGAGCTTGCTGATTAATT
The window above is part of the Acinetobacter baumannii genome. Proteins encoded here:
- a CDS encoding sigma-54-dependent transcriptional regulator, with translation MAEQQPLVLLVDDEEDLCLLMQMTLARMGIKTHLAYRVEQAKQLFTQFHYDACLTDLNLPDGSGLDLVKHVSQNYPNTPIAVLTAYGNMDIAIAALKAGAFDFVSKPVNQVHLDQLLQKALNRQKVEHDATENALENKLLIGRSLPIQQLRIAIKKIARSQAPVFVTGESGTGKEVVANLVHRLSNRSEGPFIAINCGAIPTELMESELFGHKKGSFTGATQDKQGLILSAHGGSLFLDEIAELPLSMQVKLLRAVQEKKIRPVGSDQEIDVDFRVISASHQDLDLLVRQGKFRQDLFFRIHVMDLILPPLRERDEDVLLLANHFIQKICMEWETPPKQLTEAAETYLLQQHFPGNVRELRNMIERAITLSEDATIDISHLHPAPLRANISNPFTSATQSIQTTVAAPQVVKKLPSEGLERYLENIEKDILLNALNMTHWNRTLAAKKLGMTFRSLRYRLKKFGLDTETEQEV